gagattttttttctcctggtaatgggccactaaaacagacatcatgttatgagaatcaggtgcttaacattcagagtttctatttatttatttatgacattcacatcccacatttaacatatattaggttgaaacctgggaagaTTTGAAAGCGTTTTTGTACCTGTGCCTAGATAGTTTGTGGAAACTTGCTTCTTCCggtttgaagaatgcagtggtatattataaaaatgcacttaatattgtttattactattatttactactggttgatatacagcagaagttaaccgtcaacttcatgctttgtaatataattttaatagcatttttctcagtcattacccaaatacaaataaaattacagTGTTAATTTTGCGACTGTGTCCACCTCTTATGGTAGCTTTTTTTAATTAATGCtgtgtcagaaaaatatttgctagtgcaattttattatgcaggcaaacaatacaccgccaaaatacaaaacagcaggcagcacagtattagtcaccaagcttatacaaagttgattattttcagtggaaaataaatctgttggctgcctgctgtgtaaatattccatcattgtttaatTACTGCTACCAAGTaatacatatttagggcatatgccttaaacatagattgtttacatttgtttacacagagcttacatgcacatggtattgcttattaAACCCGAAGGCAAAACCAAAGTGTGGTTAACTAATTTGATATAAACTGTGGTGTTTATgacttgttatgaaatgctttgagtcctactgatatGTATATCTATTGTGTTATTTTGGTGTGTGGaaacaggtgggcttatagggagggaggagagtatgggaggggatGGGTTCTTGCGGTaaaagtaaaagtttttattgtgccatgttggatggtttactgtttatttcttgttctgtatgaagcttatcaaccaacatgttttgcttttaataaagatgattaaaacataaaaaataagttttggatgttactgaattctattattctgtctcactgtgtttccagttttggcacagtatgagccatcacaagaacaaaatataagaaaaccaatgggctgcatttggggcttatagcccatttagttatgtttccacaaatgagagatgtttgacagaaaatatttttattattttgacttataaaccacttgtccctgaaacatgctcaaacaacagaataatccatttgtttatctaaaaggtaaagttttacaaaacagatgaagatgtgatcacaagtgccccaatgaaaggagagtttaattctacttccatttaatttcaatatattccatcatctttataacaccaggtttcccaaggcagattacaacaacatttaagatgaacccatcagaaacAGGCTATCCTCACCGAAATTTTgctatctgtattgtatacagtgtatttatttagtttttagtgtagaaaaatgagcacaaaatacagagtttaaaattgctgtttctaccatctATAAtaattttgaagctgttttagtgatattcaattgttacttcatgatatttatatctacatatgggaagctttcaaataaattaaaaagctgtccaataagtaaaaaaaaaaaaaaaaaaaaaaacttttgtcctccaccttttaaggcactgcctatccaaatgAAACagttttagacttgttacagatggaccaacaataaaaaaaatgacaatgtggatgcagcagctcataggtttgcttgctttgttttgagtaaacggggatgacagctgcgctgggaaggggaaactcagACTGTCCTAATTGTTTTCcatgcttacaatggactagataggctcacttccactcctgtttattaaatcTCCTTGAGTGCAACAGACACAAGCTTTAAAATTTTAGCATAAAAGACAAATTCAGCATGTCCTGGAAATGCAGTGCAGGAACCTAACCATGTTTTCCTACAGTGTTGGACTTTGCTTCACAATCAATCTATTTTGATTAACATTTGGAAATGTTATCAAATAGCACAAAAGGACTCGCTGATGAAAGCacagtttgcttgttttttttttattattattattattttgctgcAGCTGAGATTTCACTGGACAGTAATGTGGAAAATGTCTGAAATTCCAGGTAAAGCTCTCCAGCTGGGCGGAGTTAGAGAGATCCTAGTAATGGGAAACCTGACTGTATCAATACACAGAAAACATGACAAGAGTTACACTCGGAAGTAAAAGAACTGCTTTCTGGTGTTCTGCATTCTGTCTGGATctggggaaaaaacaaaaaacaacccagCCCTGTGTCCAACATATTGTAAACATGTAAAggacaaattctataaattggtgcctgcTATACCGTCAACTGTGCATGTAAGTTACAGAATAATAACATTTTACATGCATGATTGTAgtcagtactactacttatcatttctatatacGCAGCACTGATTAGGAATTGCATGCATAAGGGTTAGGCGGTGTTCTGTAGCATACCCGCCAACATCAtagacctatgtttactaagcagcgctatgggcgcattagcgtttttaacgcacgtaaatggTTTATGTGCGTTAaccgctaacgcgcccatagaactgtataggcgcgttagcttTTAACgctccttaaatttacaggtgtattaaaaacgctaacataaCTTAGTAACCATACCCCTTAgatctgatttatttttatttgattatttataatccacccatatccaggggtggaaaagaataaaatatacaaaatcgTACAAAACCAAAAGTTCAACATATACAACAATCACCAGAGCCAACAAAGTGTACCTGTAACcttttgcacctgctttttgtgCGCCTCCTGGATACATACATTGTACAAGTGTTAGTTTTGAAGCACACTCCTGGAagtttctctcttcccctcccccacctccccccctcacAATATGGCAGCCCTGTTTACAACATAAAGTGCCTGCATGCTGTATTTGAACTCAAAATTTtcccttttttggggggatcACTGTTAGTGTTGTTAGCCTTGACCAGAACTACCCAGAGTGCAGCAGTATTTGAGGAGACCAAAAACTCCATCTTGCAGGTTGTTATTTTTGTGTCACACGCTTGTCATCATGTTATTAAGGCCGCGTTGCCCCTGACGACCGCTTCCCGCCCTTTTGTTGCGCGCCGGCGGCCCGCGCCCGGTGACGTCACAGAAGCGGCCGGCCTATAAAAGGCGCGGCGGTGGTTTCCCGCCTTCAGGCGGCTTTCGGCGTTTTTTTTTTGCCCCGCGGCCTGGCCGCGCGCGCCCTCTCTTCTCCGCCCTCTATTCGGCCACTCCCGCACGGTTCATTGCACCGGAACGGGACCGCGCGCACTCACGCGCCCTCCCCTCACCCTCTCGCCGGGGATGGAGTCCCTGCAGCGCAACCTGATGACCAGCGCCGAGCTCCTGAAGCGCGACGTGCTGCTGCAGGCCAACTGGGAGCTGAGGCACGCCATCCGCGACCTCCAGAACCAGGCCCGCagcctgcccccaccaccccaggaAAAGGAGCTGCGGCAGCAGCTCTACCGTCAGCAAAAGGCCCTGGACgaggtggaggaagaggaggaagacctgctgctgcagcagcagcaggctgcCAGGGAGCAGAGGCAGCGCCTGtaccagcagcagcaacagcagcagcagcagcagcaaatcaaggaggagcagcagcagcaccaccagaAGCATCATCACcatcaccagcagcagcagcagcaaatcaaggaggaggagcagcaccaCCAGAAGCATCACCATCCGCAGCAGAtcaaggaggagcagcagcaccaccaccagAAGCATCACCATCCGCAGCAGAtcaaggaggagcagcagcagcaccaccaccagAAGCATCACCATCCGCAGCAGAtcaaggaggagcagcagcaccaccaccagAAGCATCACCATCCGCAGCAGAtcaaggaggaggagcagcaccaCCACCAGAAGCATCACCATCCGCAGCAGAtcaaggaggagcagcagcaccaccaccaccagaagCATCACCATCCGCAGCAGAtcaaggaggagcagcagcaccaCCAGAAGCATCATCACCATCAGCAGCAGCAGAtcaaggaggaggagcagcagcatcaCCACCAGAAGCATCCGCAGCAGCAGATCAAGGAGGAGCAACAGCACCACCAGAAGTATCACCACCAGCAGCAGATGGAGGAGCAGCAGCACCAGAAGCATCACCACCAGCAGCAGATCAAGGAGGAGCAGCACCAAAAGCATCATCACCAGCAGCACCACTGTGATCACcaacaccaccatcaccaccatcaccataataagcagcagcagcagcaacaacaacaacatccaCTGCCATCGCACTGCGGGGGCAAGAGCCATTGTGAGCCCCTGCACACCTGCCGCAACCACGCCCTCTTACCCTgtgggagggagagctggtgagcaAGGAGGGGGCCAGGAGTGGAGTGAAATGAAACTGT
This portion of the Microcaecilia unicolor chromosome 4, aMicUni1.1, whole genome shotgun sequence genome encodes:
- the LOC115467825 gene encoding histidine-rich glycoprotein-like; the protein is MESLQRNLMTSAELLKRDVLLQANWELRHAIRDLQNQARSLPPPPQEKELRQQLYRQQKALDEVEEEEEDLLLQQQQAAREQRQRLYQQQQQQQQQQQIKEEQQQHHQKHHHHHQQQQQQIKEEEQHHQKHHHPQQIKEEQQHHHQKHHHPQQIKEEQQQHHHQKHHHPQQIKEEQQHHHQKHHHPQQIKEEEQHHHQKHHHPQQIKEEQQHHHHQKHHHPQQIKEEQQHHQKHHHHQQQQIKEEEQQHHHQKHPQQQIKEEQQHHQKYHHQQQMEEQQHQKHHHQQQIKEEQHQKHHHQQHHCDHQHHHHHHHHNKQQQQQQQQHPLPSHCGGKSHCEPLHTCRNHALLPCGRESWT